From the genome of Parasteatoda tepidariorum isolate YZ-2023 chromosome X1, CAS_Ptep_4.0, whole genome shotgun sequence, one region includes:
- the LOC107448402 gene encoding microphthalmia-associated transcription factor produces the protein MDDSCKSLSSDSSDDLKWPKIRKVYLSKSPISLVKDRQKKDNHNMIERRRRFNINDRIKELGTLLPDLNDPYYDLVREQRHNKGTILRSSVTYLRCLKRDVARIPEMEEKQKILETQNRNLIKRVQNLEEELKGCGNLHLFDFLKQEVDDAHEKVVTPPTSPTSVNEFYEDLNEPVISNDPLLCESQNPSPDPSQEFFMI, from the exons ATGGATGATAGCTGCAAGTCTCTGTCTAGTGATTCT TCTGATGATTTAAAATGgccaaaaataagaaaagtctATTTATCGAAAAGCCCAATTTCCCTAGTTAAAGACAGACAAAAGAAAGACAACCATAATATGA TTGAAAGGCGAAGACGATTTAACATTAATGACAGAATTAAAGAACTAGGTACGCTATTACCAGACTTAAATGATCC ATACTATGATCTAGTTCGGGAACAAAGACACAACAAAGGAACTATCTTAAGATCATCTGTTACTTATTTGCGTTGCTTAAAACGTGATGTTGCTAGAATACCAGAAATGgaagagaaacaaaaaattttagaaacacaaAACAGAAATCTGATAAAAAGAGTTCAG aatctCGAAGAAGAATTGAAAGGATGTGGAAATCTTCATctatttgattttcttaaacaagaagTTGATGACGCACATGAGAAAGTCGTAACCCCGCCAACATCACCAACTTCtgttaatgaattttatgagGATTTGAACGAACCTGTTATATCAAATGATCCTCTTCTATGTGAATCACAAAACCCTTCACCTGATCCTTcacaagaattttttatgatataa